A single window of Archangium gephyra DNA harbors:
- a CDS encoding NAD(P)-dependent oxidoreductase, translating to MDSGSPTKIAVIGSGLMGSALARAFAAAGHDVAVWNRTPSKARAVGGGTLAFDNLIEAVSGRALVVVSVSNYAACAELLSSEGVARALAGKTLVQLTSGSPADARTGLEWAKAHGVDYLDAAILAYPGFVATDYATVFYAGSRAVFDRHLATLQAIARNSVYVDEKIGSAATLDCAILEAYYGSSLAFLHAAAMCKAEGLDPKIFFSHKSSFLGLVSVTADAAQGMVERNDFSGDQCSLNTHVAAIEHIVRLSKDARISARFPQELLENYKRALSEGLGLQELPAVFRTLMRD from the coding sequence ATGGACTCCGGGAGTCCCACGAAAATAGCGGTCATCGGTAGTGGCCTCATGGGAAGCGCACTGGCGCGAGCCTTCGCGGCGGCGGGCCACGACGTCGCGGTCTGGAACAGGACTCCCAGCAAGGCCAGAGCCGTGGGGGGTGGCACCCTCGCGTTCGACAACCTCATCGAGGCTGTTTCGGGACGAGCGCTCGTCGTCGTCTCCGTGTCCAACTACGCCGCCTGCGCCGAGCTGCTCTCCTCGGAGGGTGTCGCGCGGGCACTCGCCGGAAAGACGCTCGTTCAGCTCACCAGTGGCTCACCCGCGGATGCTCGCACGGGACTGGAGTGGGCGAAGGCACACGGCGTGGACTACCTGGACGCCGCGATCCTCGCCTACCCGGGCTTCGTCGCCACGGACTACGCCACGGTCTTCTACGCCGGCTCGCGAGCGGTCTTCGATCGGCACCTCGCCACCCTGCAGGCGATCGCCAGGAACTCGGTCTACGTCGACGAGAAGATCGGTTCCGCCGCGACGCTCGACTGCGCGATTCTCGAGGCCTACTACGGCAGCTCCCTGGCGTTCCTGCACGCCGCGGCCATGTGCAAGGCGGAGGGTCTGGATCCGAAGATCTTCTTCTCCCACAAGAGCTCCTTCCTCGGTCTGGTCTCCGTCACCGCCGACGCCGCGCAGGGCATGGTCGAACGCAACGACTTCTCGGGCGACCAGTGCAGCCTCAATACCCACGTCGCGGCCATCGAGCACATCGTCCGGTTGAGCAAGGACGCCCGCATCAGCGCGCGCTTCCCGCAGGAGTTGCTCGAGAACTACAAGCGCGCCCTCAGCGAGGGCCTGGGTCTCCAGGAATTGCCGGCCGTGTTCCGGACCCTGATGAGGGATTGA
- a CDS encoding DUF5953 family protein, producing the protein MPATQENEIAIIVYAPALEGNDGRPLAVVHGMERAFPGLRLEWTISGEGKLLRLPQREAWLAQGRPTGRGFRLICNGDESYRVTVSGWERPAGLSPGGQAQFEIHAALPLDATGIAAAVEVQEAIAEGARAFWGHATPFNAGVDIARQTKNRPDDLEPPPRGLPVIKSPSAMRSPEIPHRLGWLNYWSAAAARAIGFPDPTRDAELLSRSRRTVTGGWVVRLTDAPLDLDNPTHLDALQRAYERFPEIGGRSTL; encoded by the coding sequence ATGCCAGCCACACAAGAAAATGAAATTGCCATTATTGTCTATGCACCCGCACTCGAGGGCAACGATGGCCGCCCTTTGGCCGTTGTTCATGGAATGGAACGTGCGTTCCCTGGCTTGCGCCTGGAGTGGACGATTTCTGGCGAGGGGAAGCTGCTCCGGCTACCGCAGCGCGAGGCATGGCTCGCCCAAGGGAGGCCGACCGGAAGGGGGTTTCGGCTCATTTGCAATGGCGACGAGAGCTACCGGGTAACCGTTTCTGGATGGGAAAGGCCAGCGGGCCTCTCCCCGGGAGGGCAGGCACAGTTTGAAATCCATGCAGCCCTGCCGCTCGACGCAACCGGCATCGCGGCGGCAGTGGAGGTGCAAGAAGCCATAGCGGAAGGCGCTCGCGCATTCTGGGGGCACGCGACGCCATTCAACGCGGGCGTGGACATCGCGCGCCAGACGAAGAATCGGCCAGACGATCTGGAGCCACCTCCCCGTGGGCTGCCGGTGATCAAGTCCCCGAGTGCCATGCGCTCACCCGAGATTCCGCATCGCCTGGGGTGGCTGAACTACTGGTCGGCTGCTGCCGCACGAGCCATCGGTTTCCCGGACCCCACGCGCGACGCGGAGCTGCTGTCGCGCTCACGGCGTACCGTGACGGGCGGGTGGGTTGTCAGGCTCACCGATGCGCCGCTCGACCTGGACAACCCCACGCACCTGGACGCGCTTCAACGGGCCTACGAGCGCTTCCCGGAGATTGGCGGGCGCTCCACCCTTTGA
- a CDS encoding FAD-dependent oxidoreductase, with protein MSTSKPLASAPAGTHAIVYGGSIAGLMSTAMLSRHFERVTLVERDVFPNGPMPRKGVPQAQHIHGLLTRGMDILAGFLPGIREDLVAAGGEFLDVVESVAMFGAGSWRPRFRSGVSAPSMSRLLLEWVVRQRLQALANVRILDGREAVALKTSGDRTRVTGLQVQAPGGGQEETLEAGLVVDASGRGSRMPQWLEALGYPRVEETRIHVDVGYATRLYRKPPGFEPGWRSLALSPKLPEERRLGIIQDIEDNRWLVTLGGWLGDSPSTAEEAVFLEFARGLPQPHLYEAIKNAEPLGPIHLYRFPHHQRRHYERMPRLPEGLAVVGDAFCSFNPTYGQGMSTGAMQAEALGECLRQGLRGASDRYRQRAGQILQGPWALATAGDLGFPEVEGKRPPGFGLMTWYGNRFQQLAGYDEEAMTLFARVQHMIESPAAMFSPRMVLKVLAVRPDKAAQTPGPRPLAASTP; from the coding sequence ATGAGCACTTCGAAGCCCCTTGCCTCCGCACCCGCCGGTACGCATGCCATCGTTTATGGCGGCAGCATCGCCGGGTTGATGTCCACGGCCATGCTGTCCCGCCACTTCGAGCGCGTCACCCTGGTGGAGCGCGATGTCTTCCCGAACGGGCCGATGCCGCGCAAGGGCGTTCCCCAGGCGCAGCACATTCATGGCCTGCTCACGCGCGGAATGGACATCCTCGCGGGCTTCCTCCCGGGCATCCGGGAGGATCTGGTGGCCGCCGGAGGTGAGTTCCTGGACGTGGTCGAGTCCGTTGCCATGTTCGGTGCAGGTAGCTGGCGTCCGCGGTTTCGCAGTGGCGTGAGTGCTCCCTCCATGAGCCGGTTGCTGCTCGAGTGGGTGGTTCGCCAGCGTCTCCAGGCCCTCGCCAACGTCCGCATCCTCGATGGCCGGGAAGCCGTGGCCTTGAAGACGAGCGGGGACCGGACACGCGTCACGGGGCTCCAGGTTCAGGCGCCGGGCGGCGGCCAGGAGGAGACGCTCGAGGCCGGGCTGGTGGTGGACGCCAGCGGCCGTGGTTCGCGCATGCCCCAGTGGCTGGAGGCGCTGGGTTACCCCCGCGTGGAGGAGACGCGCATCCACGTGGACGTGGGTTACGCCACCCGTCTCTACCGCAAGCCGCCAGGGTTCGAGCCGGGATGGCGCTCCCTGGCGCTCTCGCCCAAGCTGCCGGAGGAACGGCGGCTCGGCATCATCCAGGACATCGAAGACAACCGCTGGCTGGTGACACTGGGCGGTTGGCTGGGAGATTCGCCCTCGACGGCGGAGGAGGCGGTGTTCCTCGAGTTCGCCCGGGGCCTGCCCCAACCGCACCTGTACGAGGCCATCAAGAACGCCGAGCCGCTCGGGCCCATCCACCTCTACCGCTTCCCGCACCACCAGCGCCGCCACTACGAGCGCATGCCCCGCTTGCCCGAGGGGCTCGCGGTGGTGGGTGATGCCTTCTGCTCGTTCAACCCCACCTACGGCCAGGGCATGAGCACGGGCGCGATGCAGGCCGAGGCGCTCGGTGAGTGCCTGCGCCAGGGCCTGCGCGGGGCTTCCGATCGCTATCGCCAGCGGGCGGGTCAGATCCTCCAGGGGCCCTGGGCCCTCGCGACGGCCGGTGACCTGGGTTTCCCCGAGGTGGAGGGGAAGCGCCCGCCGGGGTTTGGCCTGATGACCTGGTACGGCAACCGGTTCCAGCAGCTCGCGGGTTACGACGAGGAGGCGATGACGCTCTTCGCGCGGGTGCAGCACATGATCGAGTCACCCGCCGCCATGTTCTCCCCACGCATGGTGCTCAAGGTGCTCGCCGTCCGGCCCGACAAGGCCGCCCAGACCCCGGGGCCGCGGCCGCTCGCCGCCTCCACCCCGTGA
- a CDS encoding multidrug resistance efflux transporter family protein — MKKSSTALLAILLGLASALFFTMTYVLNRNMAAGGAFWAWSASLRYFIMLPLMSVLVAAHGGLRPLGAELRRHPGEWLLWSSVGFGVFYAFLTVSADYGPSWLIAGSFQLTVLAGPLLSPFIYTDARRRIPLKAVGMGSLIVLGVLVMQLGHFQLAMPASAWLALLFVVISAVAYPLGNRRVMLHLEREGVSLDASQRVLGMTLGSLPFWLGVAAYGYTRVGWPPAGQVLQSAGVAVSSGVIATTLFFRAAQMTANNPVGLSAVEATQATELLFALLLGVLFLGEPLPSAFSFVGAGLIVVGMVLYSRVSVASELEPAAVQT, encoded by the coding sequence ATGAAAAAGTCCTCCACGGCCCTGCTGGCGATCCTGCTCGGACTGGCCTCGGCGCTGTTCTTCACCATGACCTACGTGCTCAACCGCAACATGGCGGCGGGGGGGGCGTTCTGGGCCTGGAGCGCGTCGCTGCGGTACTTCATCATGTTGCCCCTCATGTCGGTGTTGGTGGCGGCGCATGGGGGGTTGCGGCCGTTGGGGGCCGAGCTGAGGAGGCATCCGGGCGAGTGGTTGCTCTGGAGCAGCGTGGGTTTCGGCGTCTTCTACGCCTTCCTCACGGTGTCGGCGGACTACGGGCCCTCGTGGTTGATCGCCGGCTCCTTCCAGCTCACGGTGCTCGCGGGCCCGCTGCTGTCGCCGTTCATCTACACCGACGCGCGCCGGCGCATCCCCCTCAAGGCCGTGGGCATGGGCTCGTTGATCGTCCTGGGCGTGCTCGTCATGCAACTGGGGCACTTCCAGCTGGCCATGCCCGCGAGCGCATGGCTGGCGCTGCTCTTCGTGGTGATCTCCGCCGTCGCATACCCGCTGGGCAACCGCCGGGTGATGCTGCACCTGGAGCGTGAGGGCGTCTCCCTGGATGCGAGCCAGCGCGTGCTGGGCATGACGCTGGGGAGCCTGCCCTTCTGGCTGGGCGTGGCGGCCTATGGCTACACGCGGGTGGGGTGGCCTCCGGCGGGGCAGGTGCTGCAATCGGCGGGCGTGGCGGTCTCCTCCGGGGTGATCGCCACCACCCTGTTCTTCCGCGCCGCCCAGATGACCGCGAACAACCCGGTGGGGCTGTCCGCCGTGGAGGCCACGCAGGCCACCGAGCTGCTCTTCGCGCTGCTGCTGGGCGTGCTCTTCCTGGGCGAGCCGTTGCCCTCCGCGTTCAGCTTCGTGGGCGCCGGGCTCATCGTGGTGGGCATGGTGCTCTACAGCCGCGTCAGCGTGGCCTCCGAGCTGGAGCCCGCCGCCGTGCAGACGTGA
- a CDS encoding DUF6310 domain-containing protein, with the protein MASAAAVAVGLGACVLAAPEIIVGAVVITGVVVVGFTIKEALDTYAEKRDRPQVRPMPETRPVPATKPVPQEPSPKKRPKPEPKEPDFPPIGPVEVTERDRPRCEPVPVPYHLGGNKLHDKCADRIPNNRFPGGDVFVNGKNFDALQLATRTLWEVKTDNFDTYPPDLRRIVLEDQVPGLLHERALALSCGFNFRVGVRSPAHKIALELADPELKGLIEVMEWC; encoded by the coding sequence GTGGCCTCCGCGGCTGCCGTTGCCGTGGGACTCGGGGCCTGCGTCCTGGCGGCACCGGAGATCATCGTGGGAGCGGTGGTCATCACGGGCGTTGTAGTGGTGGGCTTCACCATCAAAGAAGCGTTGGATACCTACGCGGAGAAGAGGGACCGTCCCCAGGTAAGGCCCATGCCAGAAACGCGCCCCGTGCCTGCGACAAAGCCCGTTCCGCAGGAGCCCTCGCCGAAAAAAAGGCCCAAGCCGGAGCCAAAAGAGCCGGACTTCCCTCCCATTGGGCCAGTCGAAGTCACGGAGCGAGATCGCCCCAGGTGCGAGCCCGTCCCAGTGCCGTACCACCTTGGCGGTAATAAACTGCACGACAAGTGCGCCGACAGAATTCCGAACAACAGATTCCCCGGCGGGGATGTGTTCGTGAATGGGAAGAACTTCGACGCGCTGCAACTGGCCACGCGCACGCTGTGGGAGGTCAAGACCGACAACTTCGACACGTACCCGCCCGACCTTCGGAGAATTGTGCTTGAGGACCAGGTGCCGGGGCTACTGCACGAGCGCGCTCTCGCTCTTTCTTGTGGATTCAACTTCCGGGTTGGCGTGCGAAGCCCCGCGCACAAAATCGCGCTGGAACTCGCGGACCCAGAACTCAAGGGTCTTATCGAAGTCATGGAGTGGTGCTGA